The Fusarium verticillioides 7600 chromosome 8, whole genome shotgun sequence genomic interval GAAGGTCCAAATTACCCGGACCTCGATTCTAGATATTACCAGGTTCAGAAAACCGAGCAATCAAGAAGTAGCTTCTCCTGGAGTTTCATCACAAGTTTCATCGCAGACCCAGAGTATAGAAGATTCCGGATTCGCCACAGAAAGGCAAACGAGTGCTTGACACATGAACCCTGTGATCACTGGTGATACCTAGATCCTAGAGAAGGGCTACGCCGGAAGGAATCGCTGTCGATCTGCAACTGGTATGTATACATAGTGAAGTTATTGTCCCAGACAAGCATTTGatggaagagatgaagaggtATGATGACGAGGTACAAGAGGGAGCTGGGCCAAGATACACAGACCGTCCTTGCTATATCTTTGATGCTCTGAAACCAGACTtcagcatccttgagaagctgggtTTCCAGCTTTTGACGTGGAACCTAGTAGGTGCTCGGTGGGAAAAAGTAACGGAACATTGCGGACGATTGGTTCAGCAAGCTCTTTGAGGTTCTGCGCTTTCTCCAATAGTCAACCCTAGAAACACCACACCCAGCAGTACAAGTCAACATGGTAAATATCGCTTATGAAAATTATTCAAGAATCGAACAGCGTGACCTGAAAAATTGTAGCTCAAGCAACACTTGGAGCTGCAGTATGTATCGAGTTTGAGTTAACATAGATCTACTGTCTTAGCATTACCAGCTGAACTCCATACAACAGTATTACCCCCAGGCCTTTTCAGCTACTCTAGCACCAATGAGCTGATGGATCTTCTCTCCAGGATGACCCGTATTGGCCCAAAGCTTGAAGCAGTTAGTAAATGATAATAGCTCtgcatgaggatgacttACACAGCCTTTTCCGCTTGGATCGACGCAATTTGAGTTAGGTGCACCTAGATCCTGGGGCCTCAGGAAAGCCTCATAGAATATGTCCCATATCTCTACGCAAGTGACTTTTGCGTCCGGATGGGACTTCTGGAAGCGAACAGTGTTTTGCCTAAGAAGGCTATTCCACCGATTCACAGCGTAAGAGACCATCTCGTAACTATGATGCGTGTCGTTGTTCTTGTGTGCTTGATGCGAGGGAAACAATTCCTTAGCTAAATACTGGTCAGATGGAACTAGGAAAGAGCAAAGGCTGCTTACGTGGGATCTCGATAAAGATAAAATTGCGAATTCCGGTATCGTAAAGTATCTGAGATAGCTCAAAGATACGTCGGTTTGCAGCCGCCAATATAGCGCCCTGGCCTCTCTTGTGCGATACGACAGACAAGTCGTTGAACCCGAACCAGACTGTCGCGACgatgttcttctcagtcCACGCCGCGTAGTGAGGACGATGGCCGATAGCATCCTGGAAATGAACGATCTGCTGCGCAAACGAAAACGACGACTTGCTTCTCGATGGTATTATCTCCGCATCCACCACTGACGCTGATCGGGCAAAGATGTACGCCAGAGTAAGCGTGGTGTTGAATTCAGTTGTCATATACGTAGCCCAGTTTTGACCACCAGATGATGTATTTCCCGGCAACGCTGGATTGCCAATTGGATTCAACGCGCTGGGGGCTTCTACACGCTCGTCTTTTggcttttctctcctctccatgTCCTTCACTCCAGGTCCGGTTCTGGTATACGTATAGTTTGTTCGGAATCCGCTGCGGCTGTAGGAGTCACCACTTCCATGGTATCAGCAAACTGCTCAATCTTGCGAatccaagatgatgctcACAATGCGACGAGGTATCGCTCATTTGGTTCATTCGGCTCATTCAGCTCCCCCGCCTGGAATGAAACTTTCACTGGTCTGACGACATGTTGATTTGGCCTTCCTGGCAGGAATGGAAGTGCGAGGAAGACAAGTATCCCGGTTATGAAGAGAACTATTGTCAAAAGTCGCGCTGATACTTTCTCTTGTGACATTGTTGATTTGCTATGACATTGCTGATGGAGGAGCAGCACAATGGTGCGATAGACAGGCGCAAGGTCTTTCTTTATCcccctttctttttcctccctTCTCATGTGGCTTGGGTAGTAagtctcagccagcctcttctgTCAAGAGCTTTTACTCAGGTTTCCGTCAGGATTGTATAATTGTCTTGACACAAGGAATGTGATGAACAGCTTGGACCCACATTGAACACCTGTTCACATTAGCCATACCAACGTCTTGTTTCACTTCTTTATGCATAAACAATAGTTCACACGATAGTGGGCTACTGTCTCCCTTGCATCTTGGCACCGTTACCCGAATTCCAGGAAATTGGGAATTGGGTGTTACGATTATTTCTGCTCTGTAACGCATCTTCCGCAttcctcaccatcaacgCATCCTTGGGGGTAACTTAAGCCCGAGTCTTGCAAGTCAGTAGGCACTAACGTGAGGGATTCTTGAATACTGGGCAGTGTCTGGGTTAAAGATTACCCCAGCTCGCTCTACATATATCCCCTAGTCATTCATACCAGACCAACATCTAGCAGTAAAatttttaataatttaaaGAATTGCAGAAAGACTTTATGTCAACAGATAGAATCTGGTATGCTTATGGTATCATGCTTATATCGCTTGTAGGCAATCTGATACGTAGTCGTATTTCTGGATTGtctcaagaaagagataCTAACCCCTACAAAGACTGACCCGTATTAAAGAACGTTGACAAGGCAATCTCGTTTCTCAGTTAGTAGAGATTGAATTGACACATGATTCCGTTGTTTGACTTTGGGACTATACGAAATGTGGCAGCGTGACTGCAACAGCAATGCTTGTCAAGCATTGTTTGTCcctgagatgagatgagccaTTGAGGGGACGTAGACTCT includes:
- a CDS encoding hypothetical protein (At least one base has a quality score < 10), with translation MERREKPKDERVEAPSALNPIGNPALPGNTSSGGQNWATYMTTEFNTTLTLAYIFARSASVVDAEIIPSRSKSSFSFAQQIVHFQDAIGHRPHYAAWTEKNIVATVWFGFNDLSVVSHKRGQGAILAAANRRIFELSQILYDTGIRNFIFIEIPPKELFPSHQAHKNNDTHHSYEMVSYAVNRWNSLLRQNTVRFQKSHPDAKVTCVEIWDIFYEAFLRPQDLGAPNSNCVDPSGKGCLWANTGHPGEKIHQLIGARVAEKAWG